The following proteins are co-located in the Pedobacter sp. FW305-3-2-15-E-R2A2 genome:
- a CDS encoding ankyrin repeat domain-containing protein: MNYKSNDINVAIKNGDLDKIKLILDEQPNLLTVEYFGVLETPLHYCARYGDLKVFKFFVKQGLDVNISLKGHETPLNVAGTENNIEIASWLLENGAYVDGVESCLLSPLMSAITFGHFEMVKLLVSHGANVNRMHIRNGMLPLDLAISLKDPKIADYLKLHKAKSHYILPEWVENEIPGSGILSHVTLRLGKILPVDVASFAKDKPVVQKLVPANNKKNRVLFTFGLFDFHKPMIELFIVLEGYWNFYVQTAENQFPIQLLSKITQSVKEGMKISEGDYILAEDDRFKDLSWPEGIAAFCVVDLKWPGGKDADQNLAASENDEIVTLYTLLPVRKTKSGFTKEPIEKARLAGWKKLTLELGNED, from the coding sequence ATGAATTACAAATCAAACGATATTAATGTCGCTATTAAAAATGGCGATCTGGATAAAATCAAATTAATTCTGGATGAGCAACCGAATTTATTAACTGTCGAATATTTTGGTGTTCTTGAAACACCGCTACATTATTGTGCAAGGTATGGAGATCTTAAAGTTTTTAAATTTTTCGTAAAACAAGGTTTAGATGTAAACATTTCTTTAAAGGGCCATGAGACACCGTTAAATGTCGCTGGTACGGAAAATAATATTGAAATTGCAAGTTGGTTATTGGAGAACGGTGCTTATGTAGATGGCGTAGAGAGCTGTCTTTTATCACCTTTGATGAGCGCAATTACGTTTGGTCATTTTGAAATGGTGAAACTGTTAGTGAGCCATGGAGCTAACGTTAATAGAATGCATATCAGGAATGGAATGCTTCCATTAGATCTTGCAATTTCACTAAAGGATCCAAAAATTGCTGATTATCTAAAATTACATAAAGCAAAAAGTCATTACATCTTGCCGGAGTGGGTTGAGAATGAAATTCCAGGAAGTGGTATTTTAAGTCATGTAACTTTGAGGTTGGGAAAGATATTACCCGTAGATGTTGCTTCCTTCGCTAAGGATAAGCCTGTGGTGCAAAAGTTGGTGCCTGCTAATAATAAAAAGAACAGGGTCTTATTTACTTTTGGTTTGTTTGATTTTCATAAACCGATGATCGAACTGTTCATCGTTTTGGAGGGGTATTGGAATTTTTATGTTCAAACAGCTGAAAATCAATTTCCAATACAGTTGTTGTCGAAAATTACGCAATCGGTGAAAGAAGGAATGAAGATCTCGGAAGGCGATTATATTCTGGCAGAGGACGATCGTTTCAAAGATCTGAGCTGGCCGGAGGGGATCGCCGCATTTTGTGTGGTTGATCTAAAATGGCCAGGAGGAAAAGATGCAGATCAAAATTTGGCCGCTTCTGAAAATGATGAAATTGTAACGCTATATACCCTTTTGCCTGTTCGAAAAACAAAATCAGGTTTTACTAAAGAGCCAATTGAAAAAGCAAGACTAGCTGGTTGGAAAAAATTAACACTTGAACTTGGAAATGAAGATTGA
- a CDS encoding M57 family metalloprotease, with amino-acid sequence MNKKHYLSKVGLLGCILLLSSIISSCKKETPAAQQPKAEDENASSIAYFIKKGYKAEDIVVKDGKFIIQTDIVISREDVEARIKNEGASGSPQTEHWRSNYIIADPYHKNVRLYIEPTVTAQWKTAVQGAIANWNNMPGQGTTIELGMSITTSTTAYDTRVFMGYENANWIARAYLPASSGKPGVSIEINSKYNTMSASQKLFAITHELGHTIGFMHTNQTSGVFIPGTPSVDANSVMNSFVLPWAGFTAGDALATSVLYPN; translated from the coding sequence ATGAACAAAAAACACTACCTCAGCAAGGTAGGCCTGTTAGGTTGTATCTTGCTACTCTCGTCCATCATTTCTTCCTGTAAAAAAGAAACGCCCGCTGCACAACAGCCAAAAGCAGAAGATGAGAATGCCTCGTCTATTGCCTACTTTATTAAAAAAGGCTACAAAGCAGAAGACATCGTTGTTAAAGACGGTAAATTTATCATTCAAACAGATATCGTCATCAGCCGCGAAGATGTTGAAGCGAGGATCAAAAACGAAGGCGCTTCAGGCAGCCCTCAGACAGAACATTGGAGATCCAATTACATCATTGCCGACCCTTATCACAAGAATGTCAGACTCTATATTGAGCCAACGGTAACCGCTCAATGGAAGACTGCCGTTCAGGGTGCCATTGCGAACTGGAACAATATGCCTGGTCAGGGTACCACCATAGAGCTTGGAATGTCGATAACTACTTCAACTACGGCCTACGATACCCGGGTATTTATGGGTTATGAGAATGCCAATTGGATTGCGCGTGCTTATCTTCCTGCATCAAGTGGTAAGCCGGGCGTAAGTATAGAGATCAACAGTAAGTACAATACCATGAGTGCCAGTCAGAAACTTTTTGCCATCACACATGAACTGGGTCATACGATTGGTTTTATGCACACCAATCAAACTTCTGGTGTATTTATTCCTGGAACCCCTTCAGTGGATGCCAATTCAGTAATGAACTCCTTTGTATTGCCATGGGCAGGATTTACTGCCGGAGATGCACTGGCGACAAGCGTGTTATATCCGAATTGA
- a CDS encoding Hsp20/alpha crystallin family protein — translation MTLVKFNERRNGDVLSPGFNDIFESFFNDSFISDRMTSRIPAVNISETDGYYHIELGAPGLKKEDFKIDLDKNMLTIAVEKKSEQTEANKKYNRREYSYSSFVRSFALPDSADDGNIEAEYTDGVLKINVAKKEEARMASRQIEIK, via the coding sequence ATGACCTTAGTAAAATTTAATGAAAGAAGAAACGGAGATGTATTGAGCCCAGGGTTCAATGACATTTTTGAATCATTTTTTAATGATTCTTTTATTTCTGATCGCATGACTTCCAGAATTCCTGCAGTCAATATCAGCGAAACCGATGGATATTACCACATTGAACTTGGTGCTCCGGGATTAAAAAAAGAGGATTTTAAAATTGATCTGGACAAAAATATGCTGACGATCGCCGTGGAAAAGAAATCAGAGCAAACAGAAGCGAATAAAAAGTATAACCGAAGGGAATATAGCTACAGTTCTTTTGTCAGGTCTTTTGCCCTTCCTGACTCCGCAGATGACGGCAATATCGAAGCAGAATATACCGATGGTGTGCTTAAAATCAATGTCGCCAAGAAAGAAGAGGCCAGAATGGCCAGCCGTCAAATCGAAATCAAATAA
- a CDS encoding sterol desaturase family protein, producing the protein MNYKTINNKGQAKIFKSPFLERLTKTRPFVIYTMYIPLVTFLVFYGYFEWHYPPETILILMLTAMVFWTLVEYLTHRFLFHFEAKTEIGKRLVYIFHENHHEYPRDKSRLFMPPIPSILIAILYLSFFALISVVLTGEPGYGVIFFSGFILGYLIYVSMHFAIHAYAPPKYLKALWRHHHLHHYKYPDKAFGVSSAFWDVFFRTSPSKEQFNNENPKKEEKI; encoded by the coding sequence ATGAATTATAAGACGATTAATAATAAAGGACAAGCAAAGATTTTTAAAAGTCCATTTTTGGAGCGGTTAACCAAGACCAGGCCATTTGTTATTTATACGATGTACATTCCGCTGGTCACCTTCCTGGTTTTTTACGGGTATTTCGAATGGCATTATCCACCGGAAACCATTTTGATTTTAATGCTGACTGCGATGGTTTTCTGGACATTGGTCGAATACCTGACCCACCGTTTCCTGTTTCATTTCGAAGCGAAAACTGAAATAGGTAAACGTTTGGTCTATATTTTTCACGAAAACCACCATGAATATCCAAGGGATAAATCCAGACTATTTATGCCCCCTATACCCAGCATATTGATTGCCATTCTATACCTGTCTTTTTTCGCTCTGATTTCAGTGGTGTTAACCGGAGAACCGGGATATGGAGTGATCTTTTTCTCTGGCTTTATTTTGGGCTATCTGATTTATGTTTCTATGCATTTTGCCATTCATGCTTACGCCCCTCCTAAATATTTAAAAGCACTGTGGAGACACCATCACCTGCATCATTACAAATATCCGGATAAGGCATTTGGTGTCAGCTCTGCCTTTTGGGATGTTTTTTTTCGCACATCCCCATCAAAAGAACAGTTTAACAATGAAAACCCTAAAAAAGAGGAGAAGATATGA
- a CDS encoding universal stress protein, producing the protein MMNFSNQNMLILTDFSDVALNAAMYAAALSRELNVPNILLYYSDYIPSTIDVPLQNAIRQEHEWKKNEERLRGMKSKLELLTNGQTNVNIRIDERPLDLAVNELGKTESIGLVVMGIKGKSRLEQTLIGSNTIRIARICHIPLLIVPEEAIFTGISKVVFAAELKKVADTIPDQTINNFIQAIKAKLLVLNVDKYEEHRFNPETKAEEASLRSRFGEEASYHYSEEGDVARGITRFAEEHQVDLIIAVPKEHGFFESLFHRSLTRKMAYHTHIPLLLIKT; encoded by the coding sequence ATGATGAATTTCTCAAATCAAAACATGTTGATACTGACAGATTTTTCTGATGTCGCTTTAAATGCCGCGATGTATGCCGCTGCCTTAAGTCGCGAGTTGAATGTTCCAAACATTCTTTTATACTATTCTGATTATATTCCTTCAACAATTGATGTTCCATTGCAAAATGCGATCAGACAAGAGCATGAATGGAAAAAGAATGAGGAGCGGTTGAGGGGCATGAAAAGCAAACTGGAATTGTTAACCAATGGCCAAACCAATGTAAATATACGGATTGATGAGCGGCCACTGGATCTTGCTGTAAATGAACTCGGCAAGACAGAATCTATTGGTTTGGTCGTAATGGGTATAAAGGGGAAAAGCAGGCTGGAACAAACCTTAATCGGCAGCAATACGATCAGGATTGCCAGGATCTGTCACATTCCCTTATTGATCGTTCCCGAAGAGGCCATCTTCACAGGGATCTCAAAGGTCGTCTTTGCCGCGGAGCTAAAGAAGGTAGCCGACACGATCCCTGATCAGACGATTAATAACTTTATTCAGGCGATTAAAGCAAAACTATTGGTCTTAAATGTAGATAAATATGAGGAGCATCGGTTTAACCCGGAAACAAAAGCCGAGGAAGCGAGCCTGAGAAGCCGGTTTGGAGAAGAGGCAAGTTACCATTACAGTGAGGAGGGGGATGTGGCGAGGGGCATTACCAGATTTGCGGAAGAACATCAGGTAGACCTGATCATCGCTGTTCCGAAGGAACATGGATTTTTTGAAAGCCTGTTTCACCGGAGCCTGACCAGGAAAATGGCTTATCATACGCACATTCCCTTATTACTGATCAAAACATAA
- a CDS encoding DUF4142 domain-containing protein yields the protein MKKNTLLAMMLLAAVILQCCQPADRTGAAGDTTTAVDHTRINSPGSAAIGDGIQTAMFLEKAVLMIKLETEWGRLAREKGGSLRVRNFGKGAEEELTTVKMPLNAIAAAKGLKLPDVLPVKEQVRLREMNRMEKEYFDKLYLKMVLEDYRKNIELFKGAVNSPDTMVSNFARRFLPVLEKRGLQAVHFSKRYR from the coding sequence ATGAAAAAGAACACCTTATTGGCCATGATGTTGTTGGCCGCTGTTATTCTGCAATGTTGCCAGCCTGCAGATCGGACCGGGGCTGCGGGAGATACGACAACTGCGGTTGATCATACACGCATCAATTCGCCGGGTTCGGCGGCAATAGGAGATGGCATCCAAACGGCCATGTTTCTGGAGAAGGCTGTACTAATGATAAAATTGGAAACGGAATGGGGAAGGCTGGCCAGGGAAAAGGGGGGAAGTCTTCGGGTACGTAATTTCGGGAAAGGAGCCGAAGAGGAACTCACCACGGTTAAGATGCCATTAAATGCCATCGCAGCTGCAAAGGGTCTTAAATTGCCTGATGTTTTACCGGTCAAAGAACAAGTCCGGCTCCGGGAAATGAACAGAATGGAAAAAGAATACTTTGACAAGCTTTACCTGAAAATGGTACTGGAAGATTACCGGAAAAACATAGAACTCTTTAAAGGAGCAGTCAATAGTCCGGATACAATGGTCAGCAATTTTGCCCGCAGGTTTTTACCAGTACTGGAAAAGCGTGGATTGCAGGCCGTTCATTTCAGTAAGCGGTACAGATAA